In the genome of Oscarella lobularis chromosome 1, ooOscLobu1.1, whole genome shotgun sequence, one region contains:
- the LOC136198456 gene encoding uncharacterized protein, with protein MHSARRLCTIVLLLLLFVRQASGSYQKPAPDAAERKEFRTRTATNRETMQVFGILVYTYKDQNGQPKSVPYCEGVLLGERYVLTSAACSPDKALSDNLIPDGTDQTFSFRHRGAENSFDKTAVRGTMDRAHAIIYLSRSVKQAYYAFPSWDGNDQSTDKNSLKWNIRAEEVEDNPVRLSSWYAADESSSRANNLQSALDSCEFVKRVERIALECRSKTVETLVYSGAAFFKLTATGNTRSIAVLGVVNLKESAKSRCRNAPANATPGLGLGVLGSKGYLCGRQLNANAVRDILLTMNEVSSGGRISSHLDVIPSQKIVGTMNMNGLARYARDTKELLAESVREILAEPSIMAMQEVPAMKGTSTVEEFLRSDILSWVSMAHTDVVNNLVFFYKTTEVDPTGTCQPVQNFGKICFFKFKRASKCFAMINVHLTYGKPTKRNSEIKSLRTFIDNYKAPSGCSKVVLCLGDFNTGGGNNPPNEITDAEFLLKNLNNMRFHDPGPTTPKVGGESHYDRILVSENLRLMHHYWPYGDVGQSRGIRTQSDRIRFYLNNYIPLMPTTLREFAPDFRNTDLSDHLPVIYKLDGKTAIGTWNVEHFDVTVPNDPNPDRKEREHRDKFETIFKLFNVLAVQELSSNFASSKLYDDPTKPYRVSGQKLFGKTWLISRDVSELEFAYDEGILNVVSCSKLDMSQHTFKTNKGDKPYRDGFGCSFRRKDDNKKFSLVSVHVLNAKSTLAVAREYIAEAQVTYAAFGLASTPAFVLGDFNVDEPYVTESLQSTRCEHERGSDSEWHFTMPNSKNSRDYIWRVGNKNPGQTGCRVINPELHKRGSTYTFPDTTTRMKAFSSWKEVSDHYPVYARFFDPTKLR; from the exons ATGCACTCTGCACGTCGCCTTTGCAcgatcgttcttcttcttcttctcttcgttcgTCAAGCGTCCGGCAGCTATCAAAAACCGGcgcccgacgccgccgaacgaaAAGAATTCCGAACGAGAACGGCAACCAACAGGGAGACAATGCAAGTCTTCGGCATCCTCGTCTACACGTACAAAGATCAAAACGGTCAACCGAAAAGCGTGCCGTACTGCGAAGGCGTTCTCTTAGGCGAGCGCTACGTTCTGACCTCGGCGGCGTGCTCGCCGGATAAGGCGCTGAGCGACAATCTCATTCCCGATGGGACAGACCAGACGTTCTCCTTTCGGCATAGGGGTGCCGAAAATTCCTTTGATAAGACAGCCGTTCGCGGTACCATGGACAGAGCCCATGCGATTATTTATCTATCGCGTTCGGTCAAGCAGGCTTATTACGCGTTTCCGTCGTGGGACGGAAACGATCAATCGACCGATAAGAACTCGTTGAAATGGAACATTCGTGCGGAGGAAGTCGAGGACAATCCCGTCCGGCTTTCGTCGTGGTACGCTGCCGACGAGTCGAGCAGTCGCGCGAATAATCTCCAGTCGGCGTTGGACTCGTGTGAGTTTGTCAAACGGGTCGAACGCATCGCTTTAGAGTGCAGGTCCAAGACGGTCGAAACGCTGGTTTACAGCGGTGCGGCGTTTTTCAAGCTCACGGCGACGGGGAATACGCGAAGCATTGCCGTACTTGGAGTTGTCAATCTTAAAGAATCGGCGAAAAGCCGTTGCAGGAACGCTCCTGCGAATGCGACACCCGGACTCGGTTTGGGAGTTTTGGGTAGTAAGGGCTATTTGTGTGGCAGACAATTGAATGCGAACGCCGTCAGAGACATTCTTCTCACTATGAATGAAGTCTCGTCTGGCGGTCGTATTTCTTCGCATTTGGACGTCATACCGTCGCAAAAGATTG TCGGAACGATGAATATGAACGGTTTGGCTCGATATGCACGTGACACGAAGGAACTTTTAGCGGAAAGCGTAAGAGAAATTCTAGCCGAACCGTCGATTATGGCCATGCAAGAGGTCCCAGCCATGAAGGGAACATCTACCGTTGAAGAGTTCCTTAGAAGCGACATATTAAGCTGGGTTTCGATGGCTCACACAGACGTGGTCAATAATCTGGTCTTTTTCTACAAAACGACTGAAGTTGACCCGACGGGCACATGCCAACCTGTTCAAAATTTTGGTAAGATATGCTTTTTTAAA TTTAAGAGAGCGTCGAAGTGCTTTGCTATGATCAACGTTCATCTTACGTACGGAAAACCTACGAAACGAAACTCGGAAATCAAATCACTGCGAACATTTATTGACAATTATAAAGCACCGAGTGGTTGTTCCAAAGTCGTTCTTTGCTTAGGCGACTTTAACACAGGAGGCGGAAATAACCCACCGAACGAAATAACGGATGCAGAATTCCTACTAAAAAATTT GAACAACATGCGTTTTCACGATCCAGGTCCGACGACTCCAAAAGTGGGCGGTGAGTCTCATTACGATCGAATACTCGTGAGCGAAAACCTACGATTGATGCACCATTACTGGCCGTACGGTGACGTTGGTCAGTCCAGGGGAATACGTACCCAATCGGACCGAATCCGATTTTACCTGAATAATTATATTCCGCTCATGCCGACTACTCTCCGCGAGTTTGCTCCAGATTTTCGTAACACCGACCTTAGTGATCATTTGCCTGTCATTTACAAGCTCGACGGCAAAACGGCCATAGGTACGTGGAACGTTGagcattttgacgtcaccgtgccAAACGATCCGAACCCCGAtcgaaaggagagagagcaCAGGGATAAATTTGAAACCATTTTTAAGTTGTTCAACGTGTTAGCCGTTCAGGAGCTCTCGTCCAATTTCGCTTCAAGCAAACTCTATGACGACCCTACGAAACCCTATCGTGTCAGTGGCCAAAAATTATTTGGCAAAACTTGGCTTATAAGTAGAGATGTCAGTGAACTGGAATTCGCCTACGATGAAGGGATTCTAAATGTCGTTTCGTGCTCGAAGCTCGACATGTCACAACATACATTCAAAACGAACAAGGGCGATAAACCTTATCGTGACGGCTTTGGCTGTAGTTTTAGAAGGAAAGACGACAATAAG AAATTCAGCCTTGTTTCCGTTCACGTTCTCAACGCTAAAAGCACTCTCGCCGTTGCAAGGGAATACATAGCGGAAGCTCAAGTGACGTATGCTGCCTTCGGATTGGCAAGTACGCCTGCTTTTGTCTTAGGAGATTTTAATGTTGATGAGCCTTATGTCACTGAAAGTCTGCAATCGACCAG ATGTGAACATGAAAGGGGATCAGATTCTGAGTGGCATTTTACAATGCCAAACTCGAAAAATTCTCGAGACTATATCTGGCGCGTGGGAAACAAAAATCCTGGGCAGACCGGTTGCAGGGTGATCAATCCCGAACTGCACAAAAGAGGGTCAACATATACGTTTCCAGACACTACCACGAGaatgaaagcgttttcgtcttgGAAAGAAGTTTCTGACCATTATCCTGTTTACGCGCGATTTTTTGACCCAACTAAACTCAGATAG
- the LOC136190929 gene encoding uncharacterized protein, giving the protein MLRKMLASLRLLLLFLLLKASFVATTADCDTVAANCIQNPSCNATFTAYLTACDRVLNTGLPADCTADCRTKLNASNEMEPAFVTCNVTTPQSQKFQANILKGCFGIAPPTSKAPTGFLCSAIGTSCSIDPNCGPVVGKYLADCGGVFTGQPCTSACSSSTAALFEIWPAFGECSCGTDQTCITAEPHVRNCLGNTTAAPSPNFCSVLGLKCGYDDECRPILENYLNSCAFLFTGSPHGCTAQCHSTVTAFQEYRPDSRNCVCGADSSCTVNEPRVQLCIDDGPVAPQACSAVVENGCGSNSTCKSIVETYIDSCAKVFESDDEDCTAECKGNLERAVAALPSLGTCVCSGNRTCTRAQINIQKACYDLIPASGLSCSFVGDVCSRDSACNSKLTKYLASCASVLKSGEASDCSQACRDDLNNLVLASPAHDTCFCSTDDDDDDDDDCTTTQANIQKGCFPEASSKADKVATAVSTLTLVVLAFNFI; this is encoded by the exons ATGCTTCGAAAAATGCTCGCctcgcttcgtcttcttcttcttttccttcttctcaaAGCGTCTTTCGTGGCCACTACGGCGGACTGCGATACCGTCGCCGCCAACTGCATCCAAAATCCGTCGTGCAACGCGACGTTCACGGCGTATTTGACCGCGTGCGATCGAGTCCTGAACACGGGTCTTCCAGCCGACTGCACGGCCGATTGCCGAACGAAACTCAACGCCTCCAACGAAATGGAGCCCGCCTTCGTAACGTGCAACGTCACGACACCTCAGAGCCAGAAATTCCAGGCGAACATCTTAAAAGGCTGTTTCGGCATCG CCCCGCCTACTAGTAAAGCTCCCACAGGATTCCTGTGCAGTGCTATCGGAACAAGTTGTTCCATCGACCCCAACTGTGGTCCCGTGGTAGGCAAGTACTTGGCTGATTGCGGTGGCGTGTTCACGGGACAACCGTGCACGTCGGCTTGCTCGTCCAGCACGGCAGCACTGTTCGAAATCTGGCCGGCGTTTGGCGAGTGTAGTTGCGGTACAGATCAGACCTGCATTACGGCGGAACCTCATGTCCGCAATTGTTTGG GTAATACTACCGCTGCTCCGAGTCCTAACTTTTGCAGCGTTTTGGGCCTAAAATGCGGTTACGATGACGAATGTAGGCCGATATTGGAAAACTATTTGAACAGTTGCGCTTTTCTGTTCACGGGATCTCCACACGGCTGCACGGCTCAGTGTCATTCGACCGTTACGGCGTTCCAGGAGTATCGTCCAGATAGTCGCAATTGCGTTTGCGGAGCCGATTCGAGCTGCACAGTAAATGAACCTCGCGTTCAGTTGTGCATCGACGACGGACCCG TTGCTCCTCAGGCCTGCAGCGctgtcgtcgagaacggctgCGGCAGCAACTCGACTTGCAAATCGATCGTGGAGACGTACATCGACTCGTGCGCCAAAGTCTTCGAGTCCGATGACGAGGACTGCACGGCTGAATGCAAAGGCAATCTCGAGCGCGCTGTTGCCGCCTTGCCTTCTCTTGGGACTTGCGTCTGCAGCGGAAACCGGACGTGCACTCGCGCGCAGATCAACATTCAGAAAGCGTGCTACG ACTTGATTCCGGCGTCGGGGCTATCTTGCTCGTTTGTCGGAGACGTGTGCAGTCGGGATTCGGCGTGCAATTCGAAGCTTACGAAATATCTGGCGTCGTGCGCGTCCGTCTTGAAGTCGGGCGAGGCGAGCGACTGCTCGCAGGCCTGCCGCGACGATCTCAATAATCTCGTCTTGGCCTCGCCCGCCCACGACACGTGCTTCTGttcgacggacgacgacgacgacgacgacgacgactgtaCGACGACTCAGGCGAATATTCAAAAGGGCTGCTTTCCAGAAG CTTCGTCGAAAGCGGACAAAGTGGCGACGGCTGTTTCTACGCTGACTTTGGTCGTGTTAGCGTTCAACTTCATTTGA
- the LOC136190469 gene encoding protein eyes shut homolog, with amino-acid sequence MLVLTASLLLLLKASFVASADDCDTVAANCIQNPSCNATFTAYLTACDRVLNSGLPGDCTADCLAKLNASNEMEPAFVTCNVTSPISQQYRANILKGCFATPAPPTATPSTSGFLCSTIGGSCSFDLNCSPRLNKYLSDCSGVFTGQPCTSACSSSTAALFEIWPAFRDCRCGSDQTCITAEPHVRACLGDTTAAPSPNFCSVWGLECFYDAKCKPLLDNYSNSCASLFAGSGCTAQCQSSIKAYQEYLPDSRNCVCGADSSCTANEGRVRSCVDSGPGVPQLCSALVEDGCGSDSTCKSIVETYLDSCAKVFESNVVDCAAECKGNLERAVAALPPLETCICGGNRTCSKAQVNIQIACYDLTQATPQSCSALEEACSKDSACNSLLTKYLTSCGSVLSSGEASDCSQACRDDLKNLVLSSPDFEMCVCPMDDADCTTKQTKIQMGCFPEASSKADKVATAVSTLALVVLAFIFI; translated from the exons ATGCTCGTCCTGACCGcctcgcttcttcttcttctcaaagCGTCTTTCGTGGCCAGTGCTGATGACTGCGATACCGTCGCCGCCAACTGCATCCAAAATCCGTCGTGCAACGCGACGTTCACGGCGTATTTGACCGCGTGCGATCGAGTCCTGAACTCGGGTCTTCCAGGCGACTGCACGGCCGATTGCCTAGCGAAACTCAACGCCTCCAACGAAATGGAGCCCGCCTTCGTAACGTGCAACGTCACGTCACCTATAAGCCAGCAATACCGAGCCAACATCCTAAAGGGCTGTTTCG CTACTCCAGCTCCGCCTACTGCTaccccgtcgacgtcaggATTCTTGTGCAGTACTATCGGAGGAAGTTGTTCCTTCGATCTCAACTGCAGTCCCCGACTAAACAAGTACTTGTCTGATTGCAGTGGCGTGTTCACGGGACAACCTTGCACGTCGGCTTGCTCGTCCAGCACGGCAGCGTTGTTTGAAATCTGGCCGGCGTTTCGCGATTGCCGTTGCGGTTCGGATCAGACCTGCATTACGGCGGAACCTCATGTTCGCGCTTGTCTGG gtgatACTACTGCTGCGCCGAGTCCCAACTTTTGCAGCGTTTGGGGCTTGGAGTGCTTTTACGATGCCAAATGCAAGCCGCTATTGGATAACTATTCAAACAGTTGCGCTTCTTTATTCGCGGGATCAGGCTGCACGGCTCAGTGTCAATCGAGCATTAAGGCGTACCAAGAGTATCTTCCAGATAGTCGCAATTGTGTTTGCGGAGCCGATTCGAGCTGCACAGCAAATGAAGGCCGCGTTCGATCGTGCGTCGACAGCGGACCCG GTGTTCCTCAACTCTGCAGCGCTCTCGTCGAGGACGGCTGCGGCAGCGACTCGACTTGCAAATCGATCGTGGAGACGTACCTCGACTCGTGCGCCAAAGTCTTCGAATCCAATGTCGTTGACTGCGCGGCCGAATGCAAAGGCAATCTCGAGCGCGCTGTTGCCGCCTTGCCTCCCCTTGAGACCTGCATCTGCGGCGGGAACCGGACGTGCAGTAAAGCGCAGGTCAACATTCAAATAGCGTGCTACG ATTTGACCCAGGCGACGCCGCAGTCTTGCTCGGCTCTCGAAGAAGCGTGCAGTAAGGATTCGGCGTGCAATTCGTTGCTTACGAAATATCTGACGTCGTGCGGGTCCGTCTTGAGTTCGGGCGAGGCGAGCGACTGCTCGCAGGCCTGCCGCGACGATCTGAAGAATCTCGTCTTGTCCTCGCCCGACTTCGAAATGTGCGTCTGTCCGATGGACGACGCCGACTGTACGACGAAACAGACGAAAATTCAAATGGGCTGCTTTCCAGAAG CTTCTTCGAAAGCGGACAAAGTGGCGACGGCTGTTTCTACGCTGGCTTTGGTTGTGTTAGCGTTCATCTTTATTTGA
- the LOC136198504 gene encoding uncharacterized protein → MDFRWKSVRPLLSKLVDLWVPDLDELYEFGLVNRKEYELLRYLPRSQQCHHLLLVSLPQKGMGAFDTFLAVLERNNESKVIAKMLRREKASWEGYPYRKKPKYRSDEIDWESFVRPLLQELADVWTPDLDELYAVLRVDKNDLPDSLSRFELCKTLLIDILPQRGSGAYGTFLAMLPRSEEMKFIVHVLEDWEESFLTKGFLFPRVDLQWMHVVQVLLPDLVKIWRPHLQRLYDSHILSKEEYGTLLGLPCLEQCKKLLIQILPFKKPGCYDAFLNVLLETEGEDSVVVNMLRKREEERRIKFDSKPMDRRWFLIREPLYSKVVSTWNYRSYVLSALCEIGLISFEEYESLLSDREEVQNEYDQGSISPEDLDSRIREGECRKLLIDLLPKKGSSSFNDFLNVLKDGQTEQLDVWPILHFAASGIAYYVPSLEEAATATQTAFAKDAVLQGEESSTTFSLRFHNMTLSFTRTTTVEEEIDELGGKLESEFFSLTIPRGAVMGNPVRIGFTIYEYQPEAAEGVEDDCYITDILVLHPRGTCFAKNVTVSFNLTTVIFSEKKIPTLLYDEEETGLFLPSPVEPAESTVFDNMTAILNPSRLDINTKHFCKFFACFRRCIGHCYRTLAFGRWTKGESLHLQTATIDLHFTSTRRKYVDYVEKCNRGMPVLLKDNATIYFSKKECSGRFNIEVNKISYGWELQSSSPMSIEKEELTRAKKHLSKFCTRFFKLKKIEKDAEKPWLEIRLTDEEKTDCILLLDEYASLHTPPSSVSSSERRRSSMEPSKQDAELNRFPTKKELLDVSQEILDRWKFVARYLDVEEKNVIAASADAKGDVREQAYQMLSIWKECKGDAATVKELCKALESVSLKATANKVFKYSSFFE, encoded by the exons ATGGATTTTCGATGGAAGTCAGTTCGCCCGCTTCTGTCGAAATTGGTCGATCTTTGGGTTCCCGATCTCGATGAGCTGTACGAATTTGGTCTTGTCAATAGGAAGGAGTACGAATTGCTGCGCTATCTTCCTCGATCTCAACAATGCCATCATCTACTCCTCGTATCTCTGCCGCAGAAGGGGATGGGCGCGTTCGACACGTTTCTCGCGGTTTTAGAGAGGAATAACGAATCAAAGGTCATCGCGAAGATGCTTCGGCGAGAGAAGGCCAGTTGGGAAGGTTATCCGTACAGGAAGAAGCCTAAATACCGATCCGACGAGATTGACTGGGAGTCGTTTGTTCGACCGCTCTTACAGGAGTTGGCCGACGTTTGGACTCCCGATCTCGATGAGCTTTACGCTGTGCTCCGTGTTGATAAGAACGACTTGCCTgactctctttctcgattCGAACTATGCAAAACGTTGCTCATCGACATTTTGCCGCAAAGAGGAAGCGGGGCTTACGGCACTTTTCTCGCGATGCTACCGAGAAGCGAAGAGATGAAGTTCATCGTCCATGTGCTCGAGGACTGGGAGGAGTCATTTTTGACCAAGGGATTTCTCTTTCCGCGGGTTGATCTTCAATGGATGCACGTCGTTCAAGTGCTCTTGCCAGATTTAGTGAAAATTTGGCGTCCTCATCTCCAGCGTCTTTACGACTCGCATATTCTGAGTAAAGAGGAATATGGCACGCTGCTCGGGCTTCCTTGTTTGGAACAGTGCAAAAAGCTGCTTATCCAAATTCTTCCGTTTAAGAAACCAGGATGCTACGATGCATTTTTGAATGTGCTTCTGGAAACGGAAGGAGAAGATTCCGTTGTTGTCAACATGCTTAGGAAACGCGAGGAAGAACGAAG GATCAAATTTGACTCTAAACCGATGGACAGGCGTTGGTTTCTAATCCGCGAGCCGCTCTATTCGAAAGTGGTGAGCACTTGGAACTACCGTAGCTACGTTTTGAGTGCTCTTTGCGAAATTGGGCTAATCAGTTTCGAAGAGTATGAATCACTTTTGAGTGATAGAGAGGAAGTGCAGAATGAGTATGACCAAGGGTCGATTTCTCCAGAAGATCTTGATAGCAGAATTCGTGAAGGCGAGTGCCGAAAGCTGCTCATTGATCTTCTACCGAAAAAaggctcttcttctttcaacgACTTTCTTAATGTACTGAAAGATGGCCAAACGGAACAATTAGATGTATGGCCCATATTGCACTTTGCTGCGTCCGGCATTGCTTATTATGTCCCGTCCTTGGAAGAAGCAGCGACGGCTACACAGACTGCTTTTGCAAAG GATGCTGTGCTTCAAGGCGAAGAGTCTTCTACTacattttctcttcgattCCACAACATGACACTGAGCTTCACAAGAACGACAACtgtggaagaagaaattgatgaatTGGGCGGCAAGCTTGAGTCTGAGTTTTTCTCATTGACTATTCCTCGTGGAGCAGTTATGGGAAACCCTGTCAGAATAGGATTCACCATTTATGAATATCAGCCGGAGGCGGCAGAAGGAGTTGAAGATGATTGTTATATAACAGATATTCTTGTGCTACATCCACGTGGCACATGCTTTGCAAAGAACGTCACAGTCTCTTTCAACCTAACGACTGTAAtattttctgaaaaaaaaatccccACCCTTCTATATGATGAGGAAGAAACAGGCTTGTTTTTGCCCTCTCCTGTGGAACCAGCCGAGTCCACGGTGTTTGATAACATGACGGCTATACTTAATCCATCCCGTCTTGATATTAATACGAAGCACTTCTGCAAATTCTTTGCGTGCTTTCGTCGCTGCATTGGACACTGCTATCGTACCTTGGCGTTTGGTAGGTGGACAAAGGGAGAATCTTTGCATTTGCAAACGGCGACAATCGATCTTCATTTCACGTCTACCAGACGGAAGTATGTTGACTACGTGGAAAAATGCAACAGAGGAATGCCTGTACTTCTGAAGGATAATGCGACAATCTacttttcaaagaaagaatgcTCAGGCAGATTCAATATTGAAGTCAATAAGATTAGCTACGGCTGGGAACTTCAATCTTCCTCTCCAATGTCTATTGAGAAGGAAGAACTAACTCGAGCAAAGAAGCACTTGTCCAAGTTCTGTACTCGCTTTTTTaagttgaaaaaaatcgagaagGACGCAGAAAAGCCTTGGCTAGAAATTCGTCTAacagatgaagagaaaacagacTGTATACTCCTATTAGACGAATATGCTTCACTCCAT ACTCCTCCATCTTCCGTGTCTTCAAGTGAAAGAA GACGATCTTCGATGGAACCTTCTAAACAAG ATGCTGAACTAAACCGATTCCCCACTAAAAAAGAGCTCCTTGACGTTTCACAGGAAATCCTTGATCGATGGAAGTTTGTGGCTAGGTACcttgacgtcgaagaaaagaacgtcatTGCCGCTTCAGCAGACGCAAAGGGAGACGTCAGAGAACAAGCGTATCAAATGCTTTCTATTTGGAAGGAGTGCAAAGGCGATGCTGCAACAGTCAAAGAGCTGTGCAAAGCTCTAGAATCGGTGAGTCTAAAAGCAACAGCGAATAAGGTGTTTAAGTActcgtctttctttgaatGA
- the LOC136198514 gene encoding uncharacterized protein, translating into MDFRWKSVRPLLPKLEDLWVPDLDELYEFGLVNSEEYELLRSLSRSQQCHHLLLVSLPQKGMGAFDTFLAVLERNNESKVIAKMLRREKASWEGYPYRKKPKYRSDWESFVRPLLQELADVWTPDLDELYAALRVDKNDLPDSLSRFELCETLLIDILPQRGRGAYGTFLAMLPRSKEIKFIVHVLEDWEESFLTRGMFLFLRVDLFQWMHVVQVLLPDLVEIWRPHLQRLYDSHILSKEEYDTLLGLPRFEQCKKLLTQILPFKEPGCYDAFLNVLLETEGEDSVVINMLRKREEERRIKSDSKPLDKRWFLIREPLYSKVVAAWNYRSYVLSALFEIELISSEEYELLLSDREDVRNEYDRGSISPEDLDGRIREGECKKLLIDLLPKKGPSSFNDFLSVLKDGQTEQLDVWPIFHFAASDVAYYVPPLEEAATATQTAFASAKGSLLQGEESSTTFSLRFRDMTLSFTRTTTVEEEIDESGGKLDSEFFSLTIPPRGAVMGNPVRIGFTIYEYQPEASEGVEDDCYITDILVLHPRGTRFAKNVTVSFNLTTVIFSEKQSPTLLYDEEETGLFLPSPVRPVESTVFDEMTAILNPSCLDINTKHFCKFFACFRRCVGHCYRTLAFGRWTKGESLHLQTATIDLHFTSTRRKYVDYVEKCNRGMPVLLKDNATIYFSKKECSGRFNIEVNKISYGWELQSSSPMSIEKEELTRAKKHLSKFCTRFFKLKKIEKDAEKPWLEIRLTDEEKTDCILLLDEYASLHTPPSSVSSSERRRSSMEPSKQDAELNRFPTKKELLDVSQEILDRWKFVARYLDVEEKNVIAASVDAKGDVREQAYQMLSIWKECKGDAATVKELCKALESILIIVFCTSFIEVPDGSSMGVRRSAAPAGFSEHLAPATRPSLLRVSCDY; encoded by the exons ATGGATTTTCGATGGAAGTCAGTTCGCCCGCTTCTGCCGAAATTGGAAGATCTTTGGGTTCCCGATCTCGATGAGCTGTACGAATTTGGTCTCGTCAATAGCGAGGAATACGAATTGCtgcgctctctttctcgatctCAACAATGCCATCATCTACTCCTCGTATCTCTGCCGCAGAAGGGGATGGGCGCGTTCGACACGTTTCTCGCGGTTTTGGAGAGGAATAACGAATCAAAGGTCATCGCGAAGATGCTTCGGCGAGAGAAGGCCAGTTGGGAAGGTTATCCGTACAGGAAGAAGCCTAAATACCGATCCGACTGGGAGTCGTTTGTTCGACCGCTCTTGCAGGAGTTGGCCGACGTTTGGACTCCCGATCTCGACGAGCTTTACGCTGCGCTCCGTGTTGATAAGAACGACTTGCCTgactctctttctcgattCGAACTATGCGAAACGTTGCTCATTGACATTCTGCCACAGAGAGGACGCGGGGCTTACGGCACCTTTCTCGCGATGCTACCGAgaagcaaagaaataaagtTCATCGTCCATGTGCTCGAGGACTGGGAGGAGTCATTTTTGACTCGTGGcatgtttctctttctgagGGTTGATCTTTTTCAATGGATGCACGTCGTTCAAGTGCTCTTGCCAGATTTAGTGGAAATTTGGCGTCCTCATCTCCAGCGTCTTTACGACTCGCATATTCTGAGTAAAGAGGAATACGACACGCTGCTCGGGCTTCCTCGTTTTGAACAGTGCAAAAAGCTGCTTACTCAAATTCTTCCGTTTAAGGAACCAGGATGCTACGATGCGTTTTTGAATGTGCTTCTGGAAACGGAAGGAGAAGATTCCGTTGTTATCAACATGCTTAGGAAACGCGAGGAAGAACGAAG AATCAAATCCGACTCTAAACCGTTGGACAAGCGTTGGTTTCTAATCCGCGAACCGCTCTATTCAAAAGTGGTGGCCGCTTGGAACTACCGTAGCTACGTTTTGAGTGCTCTTTTCGAAATTGAGCTAATCAGTTCCGAAGAGTATGAATTGCTTTTGAGTGATAGGGAGGATGTGCGGAATGAATATGACCGAGGGTCGATTTCTCCAGAAGATCTTGATGGTAGAATTCGAGAGGGCGAATGCAAAAAGCTGCTCATTGATCTTCTACCGAAAAAAggtccttcttctttcaatGACTTTCTTAGTGTACTGAAAGATGGCCAAACGGAACAATTAGATGTATGGCCCATATTTCACTTTGCTGCATCCGACGTTGCGTATTATGTTCCGCCCTTGGAAGAAGCAGCAACGGCTACACAGACTGCTTTTGCATCTGCAAAG GGTTCTCTGCTTCAAGGCGAAGAATCTTCTACTacattttctcttcgattCCGCGACATGACACTGAGCTTCACAAGAACGACAActgtagaagaagaaattgatgaatCGGGCGGCAAGCTTGACTCTGAGTTTTTCTCATTGACTATTCCTCCTCGTGGAGCAGTTATGGGAAACCCTGTCAGAATAGGATTCACTATTTATGAATATCAGCCGGAGGCGTCAGAAGGAGTTGAAGATGATTGTTATATAACAGATATTCTTGTGCTACATCCACGTGGCACACGCTTTGCAAAGAACGTCACAGTCTCTTTCAACCTAACGACTGTAATATTTTCCGAAAAACAAAGTCCCACCCTTCTATATGATGAGGAAGAAACAGGCTTGTTTTTGCCCTCTCCTGTGAGACCAGTTGAGTCCACGGTGTTTGATGAAATGACGGCCATACTTAATCCATCCTGTCTTGATATTAATACGAAGCACTTCTGCAAGTTCTTTGCGTGCTTTCGTCGCTGCGTTGGACACTGCTATCGTACCTTGGCGTTTGGTAGGTGGACAAAGGGAGAATCTTTGCATTTGCAAACGGCGACAATCGATCTTCATTTCACGTCTACCAGACGGAAGTATGTTGACTACGTGGAAAAATGCAACAGAGGAATGCCTGTACTTCTGAAGGATAATGCGACAATCTacttttcaaagaaagaatgcTCAGGCAGATTCAATATTGAAGTCAATAAGATTAGCTACGGCTGGGAACTTCAATCTTCCTCTCCAATGTCTATTGAGAAGGAAGAACTAACTCGAGCAAAGAAGCACTTGTCCAAGTTCTGTACTCGCTTTTTTaagttgaaaaaaatcgagaagGACGCAGAAAAGCCTTGGCTAGAAATTCGTCTAacagatgaagagaaaacagacTGTATACTCCTATTAGACGAATATGCTTCACTCCAT ACTCCTCCATCTTCCGTGTCTTCAAGTGAAAGAA GACGATCTTCGATGGAACCTTCTAAACAAG ATGCTGAACTAAACCGATTCCCCACTAAAAAAGAGCTCCTTGACGTTTCACAGGAAATCCTTGATCGATGGAAGTTTGTGGCTAGGTACcttgacgtcgaagaaaagaacgtcatTGCCGCTTCAGTAGACGCCAAGGGAGACGTCAGAGAACAAGCATATCAAATGCTTTCTATTTGGAAGGAGTGCAAAGGCGATGCTGCAACAGTCAAAGAGCTGTGCAAAGCTCTAGAATCG attttAATAATTGTTTTCTGTACGTCATTTATTGAAGTCCCGGATGGATCCTCGATGGGAGTCCGTCGTTCGGCGGCTCCTGCCGGATTTAGTGAACATTTGGCGCCCGCAACTCGACCGTCTTTACTCCGCGTGTCTTGTGACTATTGA